The following coding sequences lie in one Frigoribacterium sp. SL97 genomic window:
- a CDS encoding ABC transporter permease produces MTTTLDPTTTPTGGPGGAPRDSALGRVRDAFRRNTTLVNIVGLLVAIVLLYLYLMFNAVGFFTVANQSGLLRDAALIGIAATGMTLVIIAGEIDVSTGPAVALSSVIVAVAMTQWGLPALLAILITLVVGAGWGALAGVLRARFLVPSFIATLGLWSVLRGLGQFGTDALPVPLPLDDPVMPFLTGTVFGVPTPAVVMILAFLVFAFVARKTAFGRSVFAIGGNAAAARLAGIKVARVRIVLFAIMGMLGALSGVLLAARLGSGNAGAANGLEFDVIAAVVIGGTAMSGGRGSLIGTFLGVIFITLIGNGLVLLGVDSFLQSVVRGVIIVLAVLLNVTLSRKRGSIEES; encoded by the coding sequence ATGACCACCACACTCGACCCCACGACCACCCCGACCGGCGGACCAGGAGGCGCGCCTCGTGACTCCGCGCTCGGTCGCGTCCGCGACGCCTTCCGTCGCAACACCACGCTCGTCAACATCGTCGGCCTGCTGGTCGCGATCGTGCTGCTGTACCTCTACCTGATGTTCAACGCGGTCGGCTTCTTCACCGTGGCGAACCAGAGCGGCCTGCTGCGCGACGCCGCGCTGATCGGCATCGCCGCCACCGGCATGACCCTGGTGATCATCGCCGGCGAGATCGACGTGAGCACCGGCCCCGCCGTCGCGCTCTCGTCGGTGATCGTCGCCGTCGCCATGACCCAGTGGGGGCTGCCCGCCCTGCTGGCGATCCTCATCACGCTCGTGGTCGGAGCCGGTTGGGGCGCCCTCGCCGGCGTGCTGCGCGCGAGGTTCCTCGTGCCGTCGTTCATCGCCACCCTCGGGCTCTGGAGCGTGCTGCGGGGCCTCGGCCAGTTCGGCACCGACGCCCTGCCCGTGCCGCTGCCGCTCGACGACCCGGTCATGCCGTTCCTCACCGGCACGGTGTTCGGCGTCCCGACGCCCGCCGTCGTGATGATCCTGGCCTTCCTCGTCTTCGCCTTCGTCGCCCGCAAGACCGCGTTCGGCCGCTCGGTCTTCGCGATCGGCGGCAACGCGGCGGCCGCCCGGCTGGCCGGCATCAAGGTGGCCCGGGTGCGGATCGTGCTGTTCGCGATCATGGGCATGCTCGGCGCCCTCAGCGGCGTGCTGCTCGCGGCGCGCCTCGGCTCGGGCAACGCCGGCGCCGCCAACGGCCTCGAGTTCGACGTCATCGCCGCGGTCGTCATCGGCGGCACCGCGATGTCGGGCGGCCGGGGCAGCCTGATCGGCACCTTCCTCGGCGTGATCTTCATCACCCTGATCGGCAACGGGCTCGTGCTGCTCGGCGTCGACTCCTTCCTGCAGAGCGTCGTCCGCGGTGTCATCATCGTGCTCGCCGTGCTGCTCAACGTCACCCTGTCCCGCAAGCGCGGGTCGATCGAAGAGAGCTAG
- a CDS encoding NAD(P)-dependent alcohol dehydrogenase, which translates to MRTVNAYAAPSATEPLVKTTIERRDVGPKDVMIDIAYAGICHSDIHTVRGEWGEIQYPQVVGHEIVGTVSEVGSEVTKYEVGDRVGVGCMVNSCGECEYCKRGDEQYCAKGNVGTYTGVDPADGSITQGGYSQAVVVTEDFVLRVPESLDYDKVAPLLCAGITLYSPLHHWGVTEGTKVAIVGMGGLGHMGVKIAAALGADVTVLSQTTSKKEDSLRFGAKAHYATSDEQTFTDLANSFDLIINTVSAKVDMGAYLGLLAVDGTLVNVGAPSEPLEVPAFALIPARRSWAGSAIGGIRETQEMLDFCAEHGIVPETELIDADQINEAYDRVLKSDVRYRFVIDAATFA; encoded by the coding sequence ATGCGCACCGTCAACGCCTACGCGGCACCGTCCGCCACCGAGCCCCTCGTCAAGACGACCATCGAGCGCCGCGACGTCGGCCCGAAGGACGTCATGATCGACATCGCCTACGCCGGCATCTGTCACAGCGACATCCACACCGTCCGCGGCGAGTGGGGCGAGATCCAGTACCCGCAGGTCGTCGGTCACGAGATCGTCGGCACCGTCTCGGAGGTCGGCTCCGAGGTCACCAAGTACGAGGTCGGCGACCGCGTCGGCGTCGGCTGCATGGTCAACTCGTGCGGCGAGTGCGAGTACTGCAAGCGTGGCGACGAGCAGTACTGCGCCAAGGGCAACGTCGGCACCTACACGGGCGTCGACCCGGCCGACGGCAGCATCACCCAGGGCGGCTACTCGCAGGCCGTCGTCGTCACCGAGGACTTCGTGCTGCGCGTGCCCGAGTCGCTCGACTACGACAAGGTCGCACCGCTGCTCTGCGCCGGCATCACGCTGTACTCGCCGCTGCACCACTGGGGCGTCACCGAGGGCACCAAGGTCGCCATCGTCGGCATGGGCGGCCTCGGCCACATGGGCGTCAAGATCGCTGCCGCACTCGGCGCCGACGTCACCGTGCTGTCGCAGACCACCTCGAAGAAGGAGGACTCGCTGCGTTTCGGCGCCAAGGCGCACTACGCGACCAGCGACGAGCAGACCTTCACCGACCTGGCGAACTCGTTCGACCTGATCATCAACACCGTCTCGGCGAAGGTCGACATGGGCGCGTACCTCGGCCTGCTGGCCGTCGACGGCACCCTCGTCAACGTCGGCGCCCCGTCCGAGCCACTCGAGGTGCCCGCGTTCGCGCTGATCCCGGCGCGTCGCAGCTGGGCCGGTTCCGCCATCGGCGGCATCCGCGAGACCCAGGAGATGCTCGACTTCTGCGCCGAGCACGGCATCGTGCCCGAGACCGAGCTGATCGACGCCGACCAGATCAACGAGGCCTACGACCGCGTCCTGAAGTCCGACGTGCGCTACCGCTTCGTGATCGACGCGGCGACCTTCGCCTGA
- a CDS encoding VOC family protein, producing the protein MTDMGRATAFYRDALGLTVKDESDDWTEIDANGLMIGLNGREEAAASSEGGAVITFQPDGSLEDALADLQARGADVTGSISEHPWGRILPFKDSEGNDLQFYTPPTD; encoded by the coding sequence GTGACGGACATGGGGCGGGCGACGGCGTTCTACCGTGACGCGCTCGGCCTCACGGTGAAGGACGAGAGCGACGACTGGACCGAGATCGACGCGAACGGCCTGATGATCGGCCTCAACGGTCGCGAAGAGGCCGCGGCGTCGAGCGAGGGCGGGGCGGTCATCACGTTCCAGCCCGACGGCAGCCTCGAGGACGCCCTGGCCGACCTGCAGGCGCGCGGCGCCGACGTGACGGGCTCGATCAGCGAGCACCCGTGGGGCCGCATCCTGCCCTTCAAGGACTCCGAGGGCAACGACCTGCAGTTCTACACGCCGCCGACCGACTGA
- a CDS encoding AraC family transcriptional regulator has translation MLLEDGFPGQRLLVMPRPRVRAALSRPGTSHLVVTDAGYFPRARAHGMTRPDGVDQCVVLVCTRGSGWCEVAGVRHPVRSGQVVIVPPGVAHAYGADDATPWTLWWLHVAGHDLAEFLRVAGVRAGAPVRELSDVYRIVALVEEVVQAMERDQTFASALAASGAAWHLMALVSSERTAGAPRVSAVGQAQEYLRQHVTERVSVDELAAMARLSPSHFATRFRRETGVTPLRYQTQLRMARARELLDTTDSPVGLVSERVGYVDPFYFARQFKAVHGVSPTAYRAQRKG, from the coding sequence ATGCTCCTCGAGGACGGCTTCCCCGGTCAACGCCTGCTCGTCATGCCCCGACCCCGGGTGCGGGCCGCCCTCTCCCGGCCGGGCACGTCCCACCTCGTCGTCACCGACGCGGGCTACTTCCCCCGGGCCCGGGCGCACGGCATGACCCGGCCCGACGGCGTCGACCAGTGCGTGGTGCTGGTCTGCACCCGGGGCTCGGGCTGGTGCGAGGTCGCCGGGGTGCGGCACCCCGTGCGGTCGGGGCAGGTCGTGATCGTGCCCCCGGGCGTCGCGCACGCCTACGGCGCCGACGACGCCACCCCCTGGACCCTCTGGTGGCTGCACGTGGCCGGGCACGACCTCGCCGAGTTCCTCCGCGTCGCCGGGGTCCGGGCCGGCGCCCCGGTGCGCGAGCTGTCGGACGTCTACCGCATCGTGGCCCTGGTCGAGGAGGTCGTCCAGGCCATGGAGCGCGACCAGACCTTCGCCAGCGCCCTGGCCGCCTCGGGAGCCGCGTGGCACCTCATGGCGCTCGTGTCGTCCGAGCGGACGGCCGGGGCACCACGGGTGTCCGCGGTCGGTCAGGCCCAGGAGTACCTGCGCCAGCACGTCACCGAGCGCGTCTCGGTCGACGAGCTCGCCGCGATGGCCCGGCTGAGCCCCTCGCACTTCGCCACCCGTTTCCGCCGCGAGACCGGCGTCACGCCGCTGCGGTACCAGACCCAGTTGCGCATGGCGCGGGCCCGCGAGCTGCTGGACACGACCGACTCGCCGGTCGGCCTCGTGTCCGAGCGCGTCGGCTACGTCGACCCCTTCTACTTCGCCCGCCAGTTCAAGGCCGTCCACGGGGTCTCACCGACGGCGTACCGGGCACAGCGGAAGGGCTGA
- a CDS encoding sugar ABC transporter ATP-binding protein yields MSESTAPTPDAPLDPARDRGAPIAEARGVSQIYPGVTALDGVDFAVHAGEVRALLGQNGAGKSTLIRLLSGVETPTTGEVLLGGVPLGAGGVTAAAAAGVATCYQELSLVPGVTVAENLAMGRWPRGRFGIDTRAMVERARATFDRLGADIDVHAEVAGLTLAQQQIVEIGRALQDDPRLLILDEPTSALAAAEVDLVLDTVKRLAAQGVAVLYVSHRMDEIRQIADTATVMRNGKVVETVSIAGSDTAHIIELMIGADPGERAVATRPVTSGEVLLAVTDLEVAPKLSGLTFEGRAGEVLGIAGLLGSGRTELLQAIAGFRPASGGTIAIAGSVVDRPSASRMLALGVGMTPEDRKGRGVIPGLGIDENIVMSDFGRVTRGGALSSGAIATATKALAERLNIKAHDLGRPIGTLSGGNQQKAVIARWLHADSRVLLLDEPTRGVDVEAKAQIYEIMRAVADTGKLVVFVSSEIEELPLACDRVLVLRDGGLREEFRVPDISLPVLLQASMVSS; encoded by the coding sequence TTGTCAGAGTCGACAGCTCCCACCCCGGACGCGCCGCTCGATCCCGCCCGTGACCGCGGCGCCCCCATCGCCGAGGCCCGCGGCGTCAGCCAGATCTACCCCGGCGTCACCGCGCTCGACGGCGTCGACTTCGCCGTGCACGCCGGCGAGGTGCGGGCCCTGCTCGGCCAGAACGGTGCCGGCAAGTCCACGCTGATCCGGCTGCTGAGCGGGGTCGAGACCCCCACGACCGGCGAGGTCCTGCTCGGTGGCGTGCCGCTCGGCGCCGGCGGCGTGACCGCGGCCGCCGCCGCCGGCGTCGCCACGTGCTACCAAGAGCTCAGCCTCGTGCCCGGCGTGACCGTGGCCGAGAACCTGGCCATGGGCCGGTGGCCGCGCGGCCGCTTCGGCATCGACACCCGGGCCATGGTCGAGCGGGCCCGTGCCACCTTCGACCGCCTCGGCGCCGACATCGACGTGCACGCCGAGGTCGCCGGGCTGACCCTCGCGCAACAGCAGATCGTCGAGATCGGCCGGGCGTTGCAGGACGACCCGCGCCTCCTCATCCTCGACGAGCCCACCAGCGCGCTCGCCGCCGCCGAGGTCGACCTCGTGCTCGACACGGTCAAGCGCCTCGCGGCGCAGGGCGTCGCCGTGCTCTACGTCAGCCACCGCATGGACGAGATCCGGCAGATCGCCGACACGGCCACGGTGATGCGCAACGGGAAGGTCGTCGAGACGGTGTCGATCGCCGGCAGCGACACCGCCCACATCATCGAGCTGATGATCGGCGCCGACCCCGGGGAGCGCGCCGTCGCGACGCGCCCCGTCACGAGCGGCGAGGTGCTGCTCGCCGTCACCGACCTCGAGGTCGCCCCGAAGCTCTCGGGCCTCACCTTCGAGGGTCGGGCCGGCGAGGTGCTCGGCATCGCCGGCCTGCTGGGCTCGGGACGCACCGAGCTGCTCCAGGCGATCGCGGGGTTCCGTCCGGCGAGCGGGGGCACGATCGCGATCGCGGGTTCCGTCGTCGACCGGCCCAGCGCCTCCCGCATGCTCGCCCTCGGGGTCGGCATGACGCCCGAGGACCGCAAGGGCCGCGGCGTGATCCCCGGCCTCGGCATCGACGAGAACATCGTCATGAGCGACTTCGGCCGGGTGACCCGAGGAGGCGCGCTGTCATCGGGTGCGATCGCGACGGCCACGAAGGCGCTCGCCGAGCGTCTCAACATCAAGGCGCACGACCTGGGCCGGCCGATCGGCACGCTCAGCGGCGGCAACCAGCAGAAGGCGGTCATCGCGCGGTGGCTGCACGCCGACAGCCGCGTGCTGCTGCTCGACGAGCCGACGCGAGGCGTCGACGTCGAGGCGAAGGCGCAGATCTACGAGATCATGCGCGCCGTCGCCGACACCGGCAAGCTCGTCGTCTTCGTCTCGAGCGAGATCGAAGAGCTGCCCCTCGCCTGCGACCGCGTGCTCGTGCTGCGCGACGGCGGCCTCCGCGAGGAGTTCCGCGTCCCCGACATCTCCCTGCCCGTGCTGCTCCAGGCCTCCATGGTCTCGAGCTGA
- a CDS encoding zinc-dependent alcohol dehydrogenase family protein, producing MTTTAPSATASSAGDATRASSSPSGTMQGVFLPGDGTAELRTHDVPTPGPGQVLVQVGASGICGSDIGFIYHGYKTHKGLDGAPAYQGVVAGHEPSGRIVSAGPGVTRFGVGDDVIVYHIQGCGRCRNCRSGYFISCTDQPNKASYGWQRDGGHAEYVLVDESTCVPLPDGLSFVDGALIACGFGTAYEGLRRTGVHGGEDLLVVGLGPVGLAAAMLGRMLGARRVIGVERSPERIEFVRATGLVDDVVLADGDAVANVLALTDGVGCQVTVDCSGSTPGRLTAVEAAAEWGRVGLLGEGGRLETEVSDTLLHKQLTLTASWVTSVQGMEDVARMIAADGLSPEIVVSHRLPLTDADEAYRIAAAGATGKVVLIPAGAPVREEAGAREEVGSREPAPRA from the coding sequence ATGACCACCACCGCACCCTCCGCCACCGCGTCCTCCGCCGGGGACGCGACCCGCGCCTCCTCGTCCCCCTCCGGCACCATGCAGGGCGTGTTCCTGCCCGGCGACGGCACCGCCGAGCTGCGGACGCACGACGTGCCGACGCCCGGCCCCGGGCAGGTGCTCGTGCAGGTCGGCGCGAGCGGCATCTGCGGCAGCGACATCGGCTTCATCTACCACGGCTACAAGACCCACAAGGGCCTCGACGGCGCCCCCGCCTACCAGGGCGTCGTCGCCGGCCACGAGCCGAGCGGCCGCATCGTCTCGGCGGGCCCCGGGGTCACGCGCTTCGGCGTCGGGGACGACGTCATCGTCTACCACATCCAGGGCTGCGGACGCTGCCGCAACTGCCGCTCGGGCTACTTCATCAGCTGCACCGACCAGCCGAACAAGGCGTCCTACGGCTGGCAGCGCGACGGCGGCCACGCCGAGTACGTCCTGGTCGACGAGTCGACCTGCGTGCCGTTGCCCGACGGGCTGTCCTTCGTCGACGGCGCCCTGATCGCCTGCGGATTCGGCACCGCCTACGAGGGCCTGCGCCGCACCGGCGTGCACGGCGGGGAGGACCTGCTCGTCGTCGGCCTCGGGCCGGTCGGCCTCGCCGCGGCGATGCTCGGCCGCATGCTCGGCGCCCGCCGGGTGATCGGCGTCGAGCGGTCGCCCGAGCGCATCGAGTTCGTCCGGGCGACCGGCCTGGTCGACGACGTCGTCCTCGCCGACGGCGACGCGGTCGCGAACGTGCTGGCCCTGACCGACGGCGTCGGCTGCCAGGTCACGGTCGACTGCTCGGGCAGCACGCCCGGCCGCCTGACCGCGGTCGAGGCCGCGGCCGAGTGGGGTCGCGTCGGCCTGCTCGGCGAGGGCGGGCGCCTCGAGACCGAGGTCTCGGACACCCTGCTGCACAAGCAGCTCACCCTCACGGCGTCGTGGGTCACCTCGGTGCAGGGCATGGAGGACGTCGCGCGCATGATCGCCGCGGACGGCCTCAGCCCCGAGATCGTCGTCTCGCACCGGCTCCCGCTGACCGACGCCGACGAGGCGTACCGGATCGCCGCGGCCGGGGCCACGGGCAAGGTCGTGCTGATCCCGGCGGGTGCGCCCGTGCGCGAGGAGGCCGGCGCGCGCGAGGAGGTCGGCTCGCGCGAACCGGCTCCGCGCGCGTGA
- a CDS encoding substrate-binding domain-containing protein: protein MSPITRTRRRVLAVAAALAASVALAGCSIPSADGGDGGTERIGALYLDSQGFYGGVKKGVQDAADADSKNVDFLESTSAGDVSKESSFMNTLTSSAVSAIILSAVSTDGSVPAVRQASEAGIPVICYNTCVSDDAVDQYVTAWVLGDPLKFGGDLGKQAAAYFTEAGITAPRMGVINCEQYEVCQQRYKGFSEALTAALPGTVFVANQEGAEVDTAVSTAEQMLSANPDLDGLYGEAGGATVGAYKAVQTRGLVGQVAVFGSDMTSDIAAELADGSVLKAVVDISGIEAGKLAFAAAQDAIDGKTPDEKVVAAPIDLYLPADAAGWTETHPDGLP, encoded by the coding sequence ATGTCACCCATCACCAGGACCCGACGGCGCGTCCTCGCCGTGGCCGCCGCGCTCGCCGCGTCGGTCGCGCTCGCGGGCTGCTCCATCCCCAGCGCCGACGGAGGCGACGGCGGCACCGAGCGCATCGGCGCCCTCTACCTCGACTCCCAAGGCTTCTACGGCGGCGTCAAGAAGGGCGTCCAGGACGCCGCGGACGCCGACTCGAAGAACGTCGACTTCCTCGAGTCCACCTCGGCGGGCGACGTGTCGAAGGAGAGCTCGTTCATGAACACGCTCACCTCGTCCGCCGTCAGCGCCATCATCCTGTCCGCGGTCTCGACCGACGGCAGCGTCCCCGCGGTCCGGCAGGCCAGCGAGGCCGGCATCCCGGTCATCTGCTACAACACCTGCGTCAGCGACGACGCCGTCGACCAGTACGTCACGGCGTGGGTGCTCGGCGACCCGCTGAAGTTCGGCGGCGACCTCGGGAAGCAGGCCGCGGCCTACTTCACCGAGGCCGGCATCACGGCGCCCAGGATGGGCGTCATCAACTGCGAGCAGTACGAGGTCTGCCAGCAGCGCTACAAGGGCTTCTCCGAGGCACTGACCGCGGCCCTGCCCGGCACCGTGTTCGTCGCCAACCAGGAGGGCGCCGAGGTCGACACCGCCGTCTCGACCGCCGAGCAGATGCTCAGCGCGAACCCCGACCTCGACGGTCTCTACGGTGAGGCGGGCGGCGCGACCGTCGGCGCCTACAAGGCCGTGCAGACCCGAGGGCTCGTCGGTCAGGTCGCCGTCTTCGGTTCGGACATGACGAGCGACATCGCCGCCGAGCTGGCCGACGGTTCGGTGCTCAAGGCCGTCGTCGACATCAGCGGCATCGAGGCGGGCAAGCTCGCCTTCGCCGCGGCCCAGGACGCCATCGACGGCAAGACGCCCGACGAGAAGGTCGTGGCCGCACCGATCGACCTGTACCTGCCGGCCGACGCCGCCGGGTGGACCGAGACCCACCCCGACGGCCTCCCCTGA
- a CDS encoding DUF5107 domain-containing protein, which translates to MLTAESKMALPPVPTDQADAGVAVWSEPLVLDTYLPGEPDRYPAFLDARVYQGSSGRVFPLPFHERISAEKRPHEWQAVHLENRWLRLVILPQLGGRLHVAYDKTADYDVFYRNNVIKPALVGLAGPWISGGVEFNWPQHHRPATFLPTDVSIEREADGSVTVWCSDHDPFARMKGMHGIRLRPDSSLIEARVRLFNRSDETQTFLWWANVAAAVGDDYQSFFPTDVRHVADHAKRAVVTFPRVEGDYYGVDYPARVDDEHPDADRLDWYRNIPVPTSYMVTHTDDDFFGGYDHGRRAGFVHWADRAISPGKKQWTWGDAPFGHAWDANLTDGDGPYVELMAGVYTDNQPDFSFLTPGETKTFSQFWYPITEIGPAHQATRDAALRVEQLDDTAGAGNVLRIGLAVTAVHPRAEVVVRTVDGTVLDSVTVDVEPGLPSVLDRSLSAGVLLSDVVVEARSAGRTLVTVAGATVQASLDAVAAAGTPEPGAPEIAAPEAAVAPPAPADVETVEELFLIGQYLRQYRHATRSPEPYWREALRRDPGDVRSNVALATLLHAAARYDEALVLLRVAVGRQSAWAPNPADGEALYRLGLTLLRLGRTPEAKEALEKSAWNAAWVAPASLALARLAGPADPVRAEALLRTALSHGTDNLQVRDLLALTLRGLGRHDEADRLLAETLELDPLDQWARHLAGRRLTDDAPTLLDVALEYGSSGHVDEALRVLDLAQGAVASTALGQVAVGPLLAYHRASSLARTGRVDEARRALATVHALDATNCLPSRLDDVAALLDAVALEPADGLAWSLLGSWWYDRGRGQDAVDAWRRAAATDLDDAQAAVVQRNLGVAAYNVLADPDLAARHYDDALRVRPDDSRLLFESDELAGRLGASADDRLAELESRIDLVAERDDLCVVRARLLTEVGRPDDALAVLTSRSFQPWEGGEGQVLGAWDDACLAVSRRALAEGDADRARSAVEAALTPPATLGEARHPLATTAELHLALGDALAAAGDADAARTAWSEASRSTGDFAGMATQAFTERSAATVRALSRLGEADRAADLLGDFDSYVDELSRTPGEVDYFATSLPSMLLFHDDPQDVRDAEVATLRRVVAALSAELGVTTDPTRASSDPTRASSDPTAPVVTPGDDAVRP; encoded by the coding sequence ATGCTCACCGCCGAGTCGAAGATGGCTCTTCCCCCCGTGCCCACTGATCAGGCCGACGCCGGAGTCGCCGTCTGGTCGGAACCCCTTGTCCTCGACACCTACCTGCCGGGCGAGCCCGACCGGTACCCCGCCTTCCTCGACGCCCGCGTCTACCAGGGATCGTCCGGGCGGGTGTTCCCGCTGCCGTTCCACGAGCGCATCTCCGCCGAGAAGCGGCCGCACGAGTGGCAGGCCGTCCACCTCGAGAACCGCTGGCTGCGCCTGGTGATCCTGCCCCAGCTCGGCGGACGGCTGCACGTCGCCTACGACAAGACCGCCGACTACGACGTCTTCTACCGCAACAACGTCATCAAGCCCGCCCTGGTCGGCCTGGCCGGTCCGTGGATCTCGGGCGGCGTCGAGTTCAACTGGCCGCAGCACCACCGCCCCGCGACCTTCCTGCCGACCGACGTGTCGATCGAGCGCGAGGCCGACGGGTCGGTGACGGTGTGGTGCTCCGACCACGACCCCTTCGCCCGGATGAAGGGCATGCACGGCATCCGCCTGCGCCCCGACTCGTCGCTCATCGAGGCCAGGGTGCGCCTCTTCAACCGCAGCGACGAGACGCAGACCTTCCTCTGGTGGGCCAACGTCGCCGCCGCCGTGGGCGACGACTACCAGTCGTTCTTCCCCACCGACGTGCGGCACGTGGCCGATCACGCCAAACGGGCCGTCGTGACCTTCCCCCGGGTCGAGGGCGACTACTACGGCGTCGACTACCCGGCCCGCGTCGACGACGAGCACCCCGACGCCGACCGCCTCGACTGGTACCGCAACATCCCCGTGCCGACCTCGTACATGGTGACCCACACCGACGACGACTTCTTCGGCGGCTACGACCACGGGCGCCGCGCGGGCTTCGTGCACTGGGCCGACCGGGCGATCTCGCCCGGCAAGAAGCAGTGGACCTGGGGCGACGCCCCCTTCGGCCACGCCTGGGACGCGAACCTCACCGACGGCGACGGCCCCTACGTCGAGCTGATGGCCGGCGTGTACACCGACAACCAGCCCGACTTCTCGTTCCTCACCCCGGGCGAGACGAAGACCTTCAGCCAGTTCTGGTACCCGATCACCGAGATCGGTCCCGCCCACCAGGCGACCCGTGACGCGGCCCTGCGCGTCGAGCAGCTCGACGACACCGCCGGGGCCGGGAACGTCCTGCGCATCGGTCTCGCCGTCACGGCCGTCCACCCGCGGGCCGAGGTCGTCGTCCGCACGGTCGACGGCACCGTCCTCGACTCGGTCACGGTCGACGTCGAACCCGGCCTGCCGTCGGTGCTCGACCGGTCCCTGTCGGCGGGCGTCCTCCTCTCCGACGTCGTCGTGGAGGCGCGCTCCGCCGGACGCACGCTCGTCACGGTCGCCGGCGCCACGGTCCAGGCGAGCCTCGACGCCGTGGCCGCGGCCGGCACCCCGGAGCCCGGCGCCCCCGAGATCGCCGCCCCCGAGGCCGCCGTCGCCCCGCCCGCCCCCGCCGACGTCGAGACCGTCGAGGAGCTCTTCCTCATCGGCCAGTACCTGCGGCAGTACCGTCACGCGACCCGCTCGCCCGAGCCCTACTGGCGTGAGGCGCTCCGCCGCGACCCGGGCGACGTGCGGAGCAACGTCGCCCTGGCGACCCTCCTCCACGCCGCGGCCCGCTACGACGAAGCCCTCGTGCTCCTCCGTGTCGCGGTGGGCCGTCAGTCGGCCTGGGCGCCGAACCCGGCCGACGGCGAGGCCCTCTACCGTCTCGGCCTCACGCTCCTGCGCCTCGGGCGCACCCCCGAGGCGAAGGAGGCGCTGGAGAAGTCCGCCTGGAACGCCGCCTGGGTGGCTCCCGCGTCGCTGGCCCTGGCCCGGCTCGCCGGTCCGGCCGACCCCGTCCGGGCCGAGGCCCTGCTGCGCACGGCCCTGTCGCACGGCACCGACAACCTGCAGGTGCGCGACCTGCTCGCGCTGACCCTGCGCGGCCTCGGCCGACACGACGAGGCGGACCGGCTGCTCGCCGAGACCCTCGAGCTCGACCCGCTCGACCAGTGGGCGCGACACCTCGCGGGCCGACGCCTCACGGACGACGCCCCGACGCTGCTCGACGTCGCGCTCGAGTACGGCTCGTCCGGGCACGTCGACGAGGCGCTCCGCGTCCTCGACCTCGCCCAGGGGGCCGTCGCGTCCACCGCGCTCGGGCAGGTGGCCGTCGGTCCGCTGCTCGCCTACCACCGCGCCTCCTCGTTGGCGAGGACCGGCCGCGTCGACGAGGCGCGCCGGGCACTCGCCACGGTCCACGCCCTCGACGCGACCAACTGCCTGCCCTCGCGCCTCGACGACGTCGCCGCCCTGCTCGACGCGGTCGCCCTCGAGCCGGCCGACGGCCTCGCCTGGTCGCTGCTGGGCAGCTGGTGGTACGACCGGGGCCGCGGGCAGGACGCCGTCGACGCGTGGCGACGAGCCGCCGCGACCGACCTGGACGACGCGCAGGCCGCCGTCGTGCAGCGGAACCTCGGCGTGGCCGCCTACAACGTGCTGGCCGACCCCGACCTCGCGGCACGTCACTACGACGACGCGCTGCGCGTCCGTCCCGACGACTCCCGGCTGCTCTTCGAGTCCGACGAGTTGGCCGGGCGGCTGGGGGCGTCCGCCGACGACCGGCTGGCCGAGCTCGAGTCACGGATCGACCTCGTCGCCGAGCGGGACGACCTCTGCGTGGTGCGCGCCCGACTGCTCACCGAGGTGGGACGTCCGGACGACGCGCTCGCCGTGCTCACCTCGCGCAGCTTCCAGCCCTGGGAGGGCGGCGAGGGCCAGGTGCTCGGCGCCTGGGACGACGCGTGCCTCGCCGTGTCCCGTCGGGCGCTGGCCGAGGGCGACGCCGACCGGGCGCGGTCCGCCGTCGAGGCCGCCCTCACGCCACCCGCCACCCTCGGCGAGGCACGGCACCCGCTCGCCACCACGGCCGAGCTGCACCTGGCCCTCGGCGACGCGCTCGCCGCGGCGGGAGACGCCGACGCCGCCCGGACCGCCTGGTCCGAGGCCTCCCGGTCGACCGGCGACTTCGCGGGGATGGCCACGCAGGCCTTCACCGAGCGCAGCGCGGCCACCGTCCGTGCCCTCTCCCGTCTGGGCGAGGCCGACCGGGCGGCCGACCTGCTGGGGGACTTCGACTCGTACGTGGACGAGCTCTCGCGCACACCGGGCGAGGTCGACTACTTCGCCACCTCGCTACCGTCGATGCTGCTCTTCCACGACGACCCGCAGGACGTGCGCGACGCCGAGGTGGCGACCCTGCGCCGCGTCGTCGCCGCCCTCTCGGCCGAGCTCGGGGTCACGACCGACCCGACCCGCGCCTCCTCCGACCCGACCCGCGCCTCCTCCGACCCGACCGCACCCGTGGTCACGCCCGGCGACGACGCCGTGCGCCCCTAG